The uncultured Methanomethylovorans sp. genome contains a region encoding:
- a CDS encoding DUF2193 domain-containing protein, which produces MKELYDKMATEAMGAQRAVVNTINAKRGTKFKVKDAQPYVDAVNKMKPMGEQAKSVFALHMDSVNTHFNVLTGLTDTVRPEDDPFVEHYQTPPIMEILYEEDPAFRKSVEKFVDEIGRSEALIGKESVRRYGGFYGPTCVVDFAFVPGSTSNVVNRILQKIDIPLNHKRAILSSKSWGMNTSYGVGAKFQMAIEEGKTLNDAMKEEIEMLKMVYDTPMDAQAKLMDEAGHTSFDVRKYMAQYKDKMKKTVKTAMDDEVSYGNIVTVPAYGVGDVAHHISQSMFNMTKDDVVMAVINAVTEVMEATMEKARGQFKNEYSPLTIATDAAAAAATKILWMDGFTTMMVLDLLVKRFHNLVLNNPKRGAAAELHNVDFIDLIEKGERIIDHKPRGAGCIVQGINIDLSSIERNEVLNNPQWYTYPACAITVRFSALMRLADFPCLLTSEPVTATMMTNIIALHKKEPHSPARVCKFCAANYFDYKCKYCNWTEAV; this is translated from the coding sequence ATGAAAGAATTATATGATAAAATGGCAACAGAAGCCATGGGTGCCCAGAGAGCAGTAGTGAATACGATAAACGCAAAAAGGGGGACTAAATTCAAGGTAAAAGATGCACAGCCTTACGTTGATGCAGTAAATAAAATGAAACCGATGGGAGAACAAGCCAAGTCTGTTTTTGCCCTTCATATGGATTCGGTCAACACGCATTTCAATGTGCTAACAGGACTTACTGATACTGTTAGGCCTGAAGACGATCCTTTTGTGGAACATTACCAAACACCACCCATAATGGAGATATTATACGAAGAAGATCCTGCTTTCCGAAAATCTGTTGAAAAGTTTGTGGATGAAATAGGCAGATCAGAAGCTCTTATTGGCAAAGAATCTGTACGCAGGTATGGGGGTTTCTACGGACCCACTTGCGTAGTAGACTTTGCATTTGTGCCGGGAAGCACCAGTAATGTGGTTAACAGGATACTACAAAAAATAGATATACCACTTAACCACAAGCGAGCTATCCTTTCTTCCAAATCATGGGGTATGAATACCTCTTATGGAGTGGGAGCAAAGTTCCAGATGGCTATCGAGGAAGGAAAAACTTTGAACGATGCCATGAAAGAAGAGATAGAGATGCTAAAGATGGTCTATGATACGCCCATGGACGCTCAGGCCAAGCTCATGGACGAAGCAGGACATACCTCATTTGATGTGCGTAAATATATGGCACAGTACAAAGACAAGATGAAAAAGACAGTAAAGACTGCAATGGATGACGAGGTATCCTATGGTAACATAGTTACTGTACCTGCCTATGGAGTAGGTGATGTGGCGCATCACATATCACAATCCATGTTCAACATGACCAAAGATGATGTGGTGATGGCTGTAATCAATGCTGTTACCGAAGTAATGGAAGCTACAATGGAGAAAGCCAGGGGACAATTCAAAAATGAATATTCTCCGCTCACAATTGCCACTGATGCAGCAGCGGCAGCAGCTACAAAGATCCTATGGATGGATGGTTTCACTACTATGATGGTGCTGGATCTGCTGGTCAAAAGATTCCACAACCTTGTGCTCAATAACCCAAAAAGGGGTGCTGCAGCAGAACTGCATAATGTTGATTTCATTGACTTGATTGAGAAAGGAGAAAGGATCATAGATCACAAACCCAGAGGTGCAGGTTGTATAGTTCAGGGAATAAACATCGACCTTAGTTCTATCGAAAGGAATGAAGTACTCAATAATCCACAATGGTACACTTACCCGGCATGTGCCATCACGGTGAGATTCTCTGCTCTTATGAGACTAGCGGATTTTCCGTGCCTGCTTACCAGCGAACCGGTAACTGCAACCATGATGACAAACATAATAGCTCTGCACAAGAAAGAACCGCATTCGCCTGCTAGAGTATGTAAATTCTGCGCTGCCAACTATTTCGATTACAAATGCAAATACTGCAACTGGACGGAAGCTGTCTGA
- a CDS encoding 60S ribosomal export protein NMD3 — MTSTICPKCGNDTSVLLSGVCRECFFQNFVLAQLPQVLQARICATCGARFTRGRWIDETDSETVVLKTIEDALSIHEAAEDIEVCINPRQLTPHMYRAEVKIVARIQGEPVTSELSTEIRVIRESCERCSRVSGGYFEGIIQIRATERIPTENELDACMRIVDMTIDRMRAKGDRLAFITDTIRSKEGLDLYIGSINSGRHICKAIIEELGGTFSESPSLFGQKDGKEIYRITFSMRLPRFTPGDIITIGNRKVVVKHMGKKLTGTDLTDSSRFIATEEETTQAKLVGNIKDAVNAVLVSEEEHEIMILDPFTFRTVNVKKPIGFSPVEDEEIPVIRIDESLFLLPSEWRKSEI, encoded by the coding sequence ATGACTTCTACCATTTGTCCTAAATGCGGGAATGATACTTCAGTATTACTCAGTGGCGTATGCAGAGAATGTTTTTTCCAGAATTTTGTTCTGGCCCAGCTACCTCAGGTGCTTCAGGCAAGGATATGTGCCACTTGTGGGGCACGCTTTACCCGTGGCAGGTGGATAGATGAAACTGATAGTGAAACTGTTGTATTAAAGACAATTGAAGATGCTCTTTCAATCCATGAAGCTGCAGAAGATATTGAGGTATGCATAAATCCCCGGCAACTGACCCCGCATATGTACAGGGCGGAAGTGAAAATAGTTGCAAGAATTCAGGGAGAACCAGTTACTTCTGAACTTTCCACTGAAATAAGGGTCATACGTGAATCATGTGAGAGATGCAGCCGAGTATCTGGAGGCTATTTTGAAGGCATCATCCAGATAAGAGCCACTGAGAGAATCCCCACCGAAAATGAATTAGATGCATGCATGCGAATTGTGGACATGACTATTGATAGGATGCGTGCCAAAGGTGATCGCCTTGCATTCATAACTGATACTATCAGGTCAAAAGAAGGCTTAGACCTTTACATTGGGTCGATTAATTCCGGCAGACATATTTGTAAAGCTATAATAGAAGAACTCGGTGGCACATTCTCTGAATCTCCGTCCCTGTTCGGTCAGAAAGATGGCAAGGAGATATACAGAATAACTTTTTCCATGAGATTACCACGTTTTACACCCGGAGATATCATAACCATTGGGAACAGAAAAGTTGTGGTTAAACACATGGGAAAAAAGTTGACTGGCACTGACCTTACGGACAGTTCACGCTTTATCGCCACAGAAGAGGAGACCACACAGGCAAAACTGGTGGGTAACATCAAAGATGCAGTAAATGCAGTGCTTGTTTCTGAAGAAGAACATGAAATTATGATATTGGACCCCTTCACGTTTAGAACTGTGAATGTAAAGAAGCCTATTGGCTTTTCACCAGTTGAAGATGAAGAGATCCCAGTGATAAGGATAGACGAATCACTATTCCTCTTGCCTTCTGAATGGAGAAAAAGCGAGATCTGA
- a CDS encoding ATP-grasp domain-containing protein has protein sequence MNILVIGFSTRNIVCSGSRAGYNMYAIDAFCDQDTVDCCIAAKELSKDLDIRSIDAAETIFDMIRGFEVDFDAVIPGSGFESMDFSSLPCPVLATDPEKSQMVQDKFTFSHRLAELGYPHPHVYENIDCKPDRFPVIIKPRKGGGGIFNRIAWSEQELSAAVREIMEAEPSFSQTDFMMQEFIEGIPTSVSLIANKDKAVAVAVNEQMIGVPWLTRIKFAYCGNITPYEGKYTEEMRNISEKLVRELGLMGSVGIDFIVTEDGPEIIEVNPRFQGSLDTVELATGINLFEAHVKAFQGELPERMEKVQTYAGRCIIYANKELRLDLQVLGLMRQQHIVDIPQPGYIAYVDSPVNSVLSTGVNREEVLNSLKRDSEKIKALLDN, from the coding sequence TTGAACATACTTGTAATTGGTTTTAGTACCCGCAATATTGTCTGCTCTGGTAGCAGGGCGGGTTACAATATGTATGCTATAGATGCCTTTTGTGACCAAGATACTGTGGACTGTTGTATTGCCGCAAAAGAGTTGTCCAAAGACCTGGACATAAGGAGTATAGATGCAGCAGAAACTATCTTTGATATGATCAGAGGATTTGAAGTCGATTTTGATGCAGTAATACCAGGTTCTGGTTTTGAGTCAATGGACTTTAGTTCTTTGCCATGCCCTGTGCTGGCTACTGACCCTGAAAAGAGTCAGATGGTACAGGATAAATTCACTTTCTCCCATCGGCTTGCAGAACTTGGATATCCGCATCCTCATGTTTATGAGAATATTGACTGCAAGCCAGATAGATTCCCGGTGATAATCAAACCCCGCAAAGGAGGAGGAGGAATATTTAACAGGATAGCCTGGAGTGAGCAGGAACTTTCAGCAGCTGTAAGGGAAATAATGGAAGCTGAACCCTCTTTTAGTCAAACTGACTTTATGATGCAGGAATTTATTGAAGGCATACCTACAAGTGTCTCACTGATTGCCAATAAAGACAAAGCAGTGGCTGTGGCTGTGAATGAACAGATGATTGGAGTCCCTTGGCTGACAAGGATAAAATTCGCCTATTGTGGCAACATCACCCCATATGAAGGCAAATATACTGAAGAAATGCGCAACATCTCAGAAAAGCTCGTAAGAGAACTTGGACTTATGGGATCTGTTGGCATAGATTTTATTGTGACAGAAGATGGACCAGAGATAATAGAAGTGAATCCCAGATTCCAAGGAAGTCTGGATACTGTAGAACTGGCTACTGGAATAAACCTTTTTGAAGCACATGTTAAAGCATTCCAAGGGGAGCTACCCGAAAGAATGGAAAAGGTACAAACATATGCAGGAAGATGTATAATATATGCAAATAAAGAGCTTAGACTGGATCTACAAGTTTTAGGTCTTATGCGTCAGCAACATATAGTAGATATACCTCAACCTGGTTACATTGCATATGTAGATTCTCCTGTAAATTCTGTCCTGAGTACAGGTGTAAATCGAGAAGAGGTCTTAAATTCATTGAAAAGAGATTCGGAAAAGATAAAGGCACTATTAGATAATTGA
- a CDS encoding transcription factor produces the protein MIDMNDPVIRGYLIRLVGEDGLVMIEKMPEGEVTDEQIAQATGILLNIVRRTLFILNENKLAICRRERDASSGWLTYLWTLDMSDVERQLVKEKKRLVKNLKVRKEFEDSNVFYVCPEGCIRMDFKQASEGMFMCPDCGEDMIHQDNSPFIHMIQERIKNLESR, from the coding sequence TTGATAGATATGAATGATCCTGTTATCCGAGGATACCTAATTCGGCTTGTGGGTGAAGATGGCCTAGTTATGATCGAAAAAATGCCGGAAGGTGAAGTTACTGATGAGCAAATAGCTCAAGCTACAGGCATACTTCTCAATATTGTAAGAAGAACCCTATTCATACTGAATGAGAACAAGCTTGCTATTTGCAGAAGGGAAAGAGATGCCAGTAGTGGATGGCTTACTTACCTCTGGACTCTCGATATGTCCGATGTTGAAAGGCAGCTTGTCAAAGAGAAAAAAAGGCTAGTGAAGAACCTTAAAGTACGCAAGGAATTTGAAGATTCTAATGTGTTTTATGTTTGTCCGGAAGGCTGTATAAGAATGGATTTCAAACAGGCTTCAGAGGGCATGTTCATGTGCCCAGACTGTGGCGAGGATATGATACACCAGGACAATTCACCTTTTATCCACATGATACAGGAAAGGATCAAAAACCTGGAAAGCAGATGA
- a CDS encoding TIGR00295 family protein, producing MITPDRALHILRDEGCSEKVIAHCIAVSEYATEIAEKLVASGKNVDVELVTIGSLLHDLGRSRSHGIDHAVIGASIAAQSALDPAVVNIIKKHIGAGITIEEAKELGLPEDDYMPFTIEEKIVAHADNFTSSDTRITMHKLMEKLHKRHVSDESIARTIALAEEIGIY from the coding sequence ATGATAACACCGGATAGGGCATTACACATCCTTAGAGATGAAGGCTGCTCTGAGAAGGTAATTGCGCATTGTATAGCTGTTTCTGAGTATGCCACCGAGATTGCAGAAAAATTAGTAGCATCTGGAAAAAACGTGGATGTAGAACTGGTAACAATTGGTAGTTTGCTTCATGACCTTGGAAGGTCACGTAGTCATGGCATAGACCATGCAGTCATTGGTGCAAGCATAGCTGCTCAATCGGCTTTGGATCCTGCTGTTGTAAATATAATTAAGAAGCATATAGGTGCAGGTATTACTATAGAAGAAGCAAAAGAACTCGGCCTGCCTGAAGATGATTATATGCCTTTCACCATCGAAGAGAAGATAGTTGCACACGCCGACAACTTCACTTCAAGCGATACAAGGATAACTATGCACAAGCTAATGGAGAAACTGCATAAAAGGCACGTCAGTGATGAAAGTATAGCACGCACTATTGCTTTAGCAGAAGAAATAGGCATTTATTGA
- the psmB gene encoding archaeal proteasome endopeptidase complex subunit beta: protein MVDDKYLKGTTTVGIVCDKGVVLATERRATMGNFIASKTAKKIYQIDELVGMTTAGSVGDAQQIVRIMSVESHLYKMRRKEPMTIKGITTLLSNILSGQRYYPLMVQLLVGGVDKNGPSIFSLDALGGTIEETKAVATGSGSPMAYGVLEDRFMNGMSVEEGVELAIRALHNAMKRDSASGNGIDVVVITADKFNRLEEEEVQQYRDKLN, encoded by the coding sequence ATGGTCGATGATAAATATTTAAAAGGTACAACTACTGTAGGCATAGTTTGTGATAAAGGCGTGGTACTTGCTACGGAAAGACGTGCAACTATGGGAAATTTCATAGCTAGCAAGACAGCCAAAAAAATTTATCAGATCGATGAGCTTGTGGGCATGACCACTGCAGGATCCGTAGGAGATGCTCAACAGATCGTGCGCATAATGAGTGTTGAGTCTCATCTTTACAAAATGAGGCGTAAAGAGCCTATGACTATTAAAGGCATAACTACGCTTCTGTCAAACATCTTGAGCGGACAGCGCTACTATCCCCTTATGGTACAACTGCTTGTAGGCGGTGTGGACAAGAACGGACCTTCTATATTCTCTCTTGATGCTCTTGGAGGCACTATTGAAGAGACAAAGGCTGTAGCAACTGGTTCTGGTTCACCTATGGCTTATGGAGTGCTAGAAGATCGGTTCATGAATGGAATGTCCGTAGAGGAAGGAGTAGAGTTGGCAATACGCGCACTTCATAATGCAATGAAGAGAGATTCAGCATCTGGCAATGGAATTGATGTTGTAGTGATAACTGCTGATAAATTTAATCGTTTGGAAGAAGAGGAAGTTCAACAGTATAGGGATAAATTGAATTAA
- a CDS encoding beta-CASP ribonuclease aCPSF1: MAIDEVLADLKHKIDEKLPQGTTISSVEFEGPQLVMYTENPWSFADNGNIVRNLAKILRTRIVVRPDPKVLLPPEESVGKIIETVPEDSAIANYHFDPDVGEVIIEAEKPGLVIGKHGETLREITKKIGWTPKVVRAPPISSRTVKNIREFMKTNHKERKEILKTVGRKIHRECTSKDKWVRVTSLGGCKEVGRSCFLLSTPESSVMIDCGVNVGSEENMTPYLYVPEVSPLSKLDAVVITHAHLDHQGLLPLLYRYGFEGPVYCTPPTRDLTALLQLDYIDVASKEGKRPPYSSADVREVLKHTIVLDFEEVTDIAPDIKLTFHNAGHILGSAICHFHIGDGLHNVVFTGDFKYEKTRLFDPAVNKFPRVESVIMESTYGGANALQPSLQDAESHLQQVIKATLQNKGIVLIPAFAVGRSQEVMIVLEDAIRKGLIDNVPVYLDGMIWEATAIHATYPEYLNNDLRKLIFQKGENPFLSECFKPVDSNELRKEIIEKREPCVILATSGMMNAGPVMEYFKALAEDERNTLVFVGYQADGTLGRRIQKGWKEIPLNTGKGTEVVHMNMNVEIVDGFSGHSDRRQLMEYVRKMKPRPERIFTEHGDERSCIDLATSIHKKNKMETRALTNLETIRLV; encoded by the coding sequence ATGGCAATAGATGAAGTATTAGCTGATCTAAAACATAAAATAGACGAAAAATTGCCGCAGGGAACTACTATTTCTAGTGTAGAGTTCGAAGGTCCGCAATTAGTAATGTACACTGAAAATCCATGGAGTTTTGCGGATAATGGTAATATTGTAAGAAACCTTGCAAAGATCCTAAGGACACGCATAGTTGTACGCCCAGATCCAAAGGTTTTACTGCCTCCAGAAGAATCTGTTGGCAAAATAATTGAAACCGTACCGGAAGACTCAGCCATAGCTAATTATCACTTCGATCCAGATGTGGGAGAAGTTATAATCGAAGCCGAAAAACCAGGCCTTGTAATTGGGAAACATGGGGAGACTTTAAGAGAGATCACAAAAAAGATAGGATGGACACCAAAAGTAGTGCGTGCTCCGCCCATATCATCACGGACAGTCAAGAACATCCGTGAATTCATGAAAACGAACCACAAAGAAAGGAAAGAAATACTCAAAACCGTGGGTCGTAAAATACACAGAGAATGCACATCCAAAGACAAATGGGTCAGAGTCACATCGCTTGGAGGATGTAAAGAGGTCGGAAGAAGCTGTTTCCTGTTATCAACACCCGAATCCAGCGTAATGATAGATTGTGGTGTTAACGTCGGTTCTGAAGAAAACATGACTCCTTACCTCTATGTCCCTGAGGTTTCACCCCTAAGCAAACTCGATGCAGTAGTGATCACACACGCTCACCTGGATCACCAAGGTCTGTTGCCACTATTATACAGGTATGGATTTGAGGGGCCGGTGTATTGCACACCCCCAACAAGGGACCTGACAGCCTTATTGCAGCTTGATTATATAGACGTGGCTTCAAAAGAAGGCAAAAGGCCTCCATATTCTTCAGCAGATGTGCGTGAAGTGCTTAAACATACTATAGTTCTGGATTTTGAAGAAGTCACAGACATTGCACCTGACATTAAGCTTACCTTCCACAATGCAGGACACATCCTTGGTTCTGCTATTTGCCATTTCCACATAGGTGATGGATTGCACAATGTTGTCTTTACAGGTGACTTCAAATATGAAAAGACAAGACTTTTCGACCCGGCAGTTAACAAGTTCCCACGTGTAGAAAGTGTGATAATGGAGTCCACTTACGGTGGCGCAAATGCACTTCAGCCATCCCTGCAGGATGCAGAAAGCCACCTGCAACAGGTGATAAAAGCCACTCTCCAGAACAAGGGAATCGTGCTGATACCGGCCTTCGCAGTAGGAAGAAGCCAGGAAGTCATGATCGTCCTGGAAGATGCCATACGCAAAGGATTGATAGATAATGTCCCGGTATACCTTGACGGTATGATCTGGGAAGCTACGGCCATCCATGCTACATATCCGGAATATCTTAATAACGATCTGAGAAAACTCATTTTCCAGAAAGGTGAGAATCCTTTCCTTTCAGAATGTTTTAAGCCTGTGGATTCCAATGAGCTACGTAAGGAGATCATAGAGAAGCGTGAGCCATGCGTAATCCTTGCTACATCAGGAATGATGAACGCAGGACCTGTCATGGAGTATTTCAAGGCCCTTGCTGAAGACGAGAGGAACACACTTGTATTCGTAGGTTACCAGGCAGATGGTACACTGGGACGCAGGATCCAGAAAGGATGGAAAGAAATACCCCTCAATACCGGAAAGGGAACAGAGGTAGTACACATGAATATGAACGTGGAAATCGTTGATGGTTTCTCCGGCCATTCTGACCGCAGGCAGCTCATGGAATACGTGCGCAAGATGAAACCAAGACCTGAACGCATATTCACAGAACATGGAGATGAAAGATCATGCATCGATCTGGCAACTTCCATTCATAAAAAGAACAAGATGGAAACAAGAGCACTCACAAACCTTGAGACCATTCGTCTTGTGTAA
- a CDS encoding HAD family phosphatase, producing MLKGLIFDVDGVLMDSMSYHADAWVQAFREVGVPITNRDIYEIEGSNHKGVVDIIFHKAGLEPETSDYETFLKKKREHFLRNNRAEPFKGMQECLQALKEKYKLAVASGADRVIVNTLMDRFYPGIFKIIVSGEDVTRGKPNPEPYLKAASKLGLEPEECIVIENAPLGIKSAKMAGIYCVAVPTYLLKEKLIGADMILADHAELITYLSRLL from the coding sequence ATGTTAAAAGGTCTGATCTTTGATGTTGATGGAGTGCTCATGGATTCCATGTCCTATCATGCTGATGCCTGGGTGCAGGCATTCCGGGAAGTGGGAGTCCCTATCACTAATAGGGATATATATGAGATTGAAGGCTCCAATCACAAAGGTGTTGTGGATATCATTTTTCATAAGGCTGGACTAGAACCCGAAACATCTGATTATGAAACCTTTCTCAAAAAGAAAAGGGAACATTTCTTACGTAACAACAGAGCAGAACCTTTCAAGGGTATGCAGGAATGTCTGCAGGCACTTAAAGAAAAGTATAAACTGGCTGTTGCGTCAGGAGCTGACAGAGTAATAGTAAATACACTGATGGATAGGTTCTATCCAGGCATCTTCAAAATAATAGTTTCAGGAGAAGATGTTACTCGGGGCAAACCAAATCCTGAACCCTACCTCAAAGCGGCTAGCAAACTTGGGCTAGAACCGGAAGAATGTATAGTTATAGAAAATGCTCCATTGGGAATAAAGTCTGCAAAAATGGCTGGTATCTACTGTGTAGCAGTCCCAACCTATCTTCTAAAAGAAAAATTAATAGGTGCCGACATGATACTTGCAGACCATGCCGAACTGATAACGTATCTTTCCAGACTTCTCTGA
- the ftsZ gene encoding cell division protein FtsZ yields MQSIVQEALKHTEKDREYRKTVAVDDQLDGFGMPRITIVGCGGAGNNTVNRLYNIGIDGAETIAINTDKQHLDNIRADKKILVGKTLTRGLGAGGYPEVGAKAAELARGTLEDIFKETDLVFITAGMGGGTGTGVAPVVAEIAKEQGAIVVGMVSSPFRVERARTVKAEEGLEDLRKAADTVIVLDNNRLLEYVPNLPIEQAFSVMDQLISETVKGITETITQPSLINLDYADIRAIMGCGGVAVMLVGESKNQDKSNDVVRIALNHPLLDVDYRGATGSLVHITGGPDLSLKEAEEIASSLTYELSPNANVIWGARIREDYEGKVRVMAIMTGVQSAQVLGPKNLASSMPQTASNSSPTYGRTRQSVVEPVGHRRNGGSIIDIIG; encoded by the coding sequence GTGCAATCCATAGTACAGGAAGCATTAAAACACACAGAGAAGGATAGAGAGTATAGAAAAACAGTAGCCGTGGATGATCAGCTTGACGGTTTCGGAATGCCGCGTATCACGATAGTAGGTTGTGGTGGCGCAGGAAACAACACCGTTAACAGGCTCTACAACATCGGTATAGATGGTGCAGAAACCATTGCTATTAACACAGACAAACAGCATCTGGATAACATCAGAGCTGACAAGAAGATCCTTGTAGGTAAGACGCTTACCCGTGGACTTGGCGCAGGCGGATATCCAGAAGTCGGTGCAAAGGCAGCCGAACTGGCTCGTGGCACCCTTGAAGACATCTTCAAGGAAACAGACCTTGTATTTATCACTGCAGGTATGGGCGGAGGTACCGGTACAGGAGTAGCACCCGTTGTAGCAGAGATAGCAAAGGAACAGGGAGCTATAGTAGTAGGTATGGTCTCCAGTCCATTCAGAGTAGAAAGGGCAAGGACCGTCAAAGCAGAAGAAGGACTTGAAGACCTACGCAAAGCTGCAGATACTGTGATCGTACTTGACAATAACAGATTACTGGAATATGTACCAAACTTGCCTATAGAGCAGGCATTTTCAGTAATGGACCAGCTCATTTCAGAAACAGTGAAAGGTATCACTGAAACTATCACACAGCCATCTCTAATTAACCTTGACTACGCAGATATCAGGGCAATTATGGGTTGTGGCGGCGTTGCTGTCATGCTTGTAGGAGAGAGCAAGAACCAGGACAAGAGCAATGATGTAGTACGCATTGCATTGAACCATCCATTACTGGATGTGGACTACAGAGGAGCAACCGGTAGCCTTGTGCACATTACAGGTGGCCCTGACCTCAGCCTGAAAGAAGCAGAAGAGATCGCTTCATCCCTTACCTATGAACTGTCACCCAACGCTAATGTCATATGGGGTGCAAGAATAAGGGAAGATTATGAAGGCAAAGTACGTGTTATGGCTATCATGACAGGTGTTCAGTCTGCACAAGTACTTGGTCCGAAAAATCTAGCAAGTAGCATGCCACAGACCGCAAGCAACAGTTCACCTACTTATGGCAGAACACGCCAATCCGTTGTTGAACCAGTTGGCCATAGAAGAAATGGCGGATCAATAATAGATATAATAGGCTGA
- a CDS encoding dihydropteroate synthase-like protein — protein sequence MDILVATGKLAQGTVRKAVGAKAHIIVLDIDIAAFITPRRLLETLEKQCLQKHYDIIFVPGLASGDFSKVAQELGSEICLGPKHAYDLGYVLDFVGKIEFSTKVPACELLADVRRKLALEKVEQIETSCNPLVYIKDLKIGGNSRMKVLAEIVDATGMESNVLEKKILVFVSRGADMIDLGASLNATPDDVERIIRIARKVTTLPISIDTLDPALLIRAIETGVDLVLSLNNSNLDEIGPLVASAGVAVVVIPDSCEGLDSLVKNVKKAKELGIQKIIADPVLDPIGHGIASSIVRYHEFHKLFPEIPVFFGAGNVTELLDVDSLGVNATLCGIAGDLGASILFTPEYSNKTQGSIKELKVASQMMILSTERQSSPKDLGIDLMILKEKRRRTDVNFPTKYIEAKERKMWKTDPAGSVRIGIIPDEERTDEGLIVAEHENSTILGTTARAVLDTLMDMKLVSTLEHAGYLGRELKKAEIALKFNRSYAQDDEF from the coding sequence ATGGACATCCTGGTTGCTACGGGAAAACTTGCACAAGGCACTGTAAGGAAAGCTGTGGGTGCAAAAGCACACATTATTGTACTGGACATAGATATAGCTGCGTTCATAACCCCTCGAAGGCTTCTAGAAACCTTGGAAAAACAGTGCCTGCAAAAACATTATGATATCATCTTTGTACCGGGGCTGGCATCCGGAGATTTTTCAAAAGTTGCACAAGAGCTTGGCAGTGAAATATGCCTAGGCCCAAAGCATGCTTATGATCTAGGATATGTTCTGGATTTTGTGGGAAAGATTGAGTTTTCCACTAAAGTTCCTGCATGTGAACTGCTTGCAGATGTCAGAAGAAAATTGGCTCTGGAGAAAGTGGAACAGATAGAAACCTCCTGTAACCCATTAGTGTACATTAAAGATCTTAAGATCGGAGGAAACAGTCGTATGAAAGTACTGGCTGAGATAGTGGATGCTACAGGCATGGAATCTAATGTCCTTGAAAAGAAAATACTTGTATTTGTTAGCCGGGGTGCGGATATGATAGACCTCGGAGCATCCCTTAATGCGACGCCTGATGATGTGGAGCGTATTATCCGCATAGCTAGAAAAGTAACTACGTTGCCAATCAGTATCGATACACTCGATCCTGCCCTCCTTATTCGTGCGATAGAAACAGGCGTTGACCTTGTGTTAAGCCTTAACAATAGTAATCTCGACGAGATTGGCCCCCTAGTAGCATCCGCAGGAGTTGCTGTTGTAGTAATACCTGATAGTTGCGAAGGGCTTGATAGCCTTGTGAAAAATGTCAAAAAAGCAAAAGAACTGGGCATTCAGAAGATCATTGCAGACCCAGTACTTGACCCAATTGGCCATGGCATAGCCAGTTCCATAGTACGCTACCATGAATTTCATAAATTGTTCCCCGAAATTCCTGTATTCTTCGGAGCAGGGAATGTAACTGAACTTTTGGATGTTGACTCCCTCGGAGTAAATGCGACACTTTGTGGTATAGCTGGAGATCTGGGTGCAAGCATACTTTTTACCCCAGAGTATAGTAATAAGACACAAGGCTCTATAAAAGAACTCAAGGTTGCTTCCCAGATGATGATACTTTCCACAGAAAGACAGAGTTCCCCAAAGGATCTGGGCATAGACCTCATGATACTCAAGGAAAAAAGACGCCGTACCGATGTAAATTTTCCTACTAAATATATTGAAGCTAAAGAACGGAAAATGTGGAAAACTGATCCTGCCGGAAGTGTGCGGATAGGAATAATCCCTGATGAGGAAAGAACAGATGAAGGCTTAATAGTCGCCGAGCATGAAAATTCCACCATATTGGGCACCACCGCGAGAGCAGTATTGGATACGCTTATGGATATGAAACTTGTATCTACCTTGGAACATGCAGGTTACCTAGGACGGGAGCTTAAGAAGGCAGAAATTGCCTTAAAGTTTAATAGAAGTTATGCACAGGATGATGAGTTTTAG